One region of Gammaproteobacteria bacterium genomic DNA includes:
- a CDS encoding tetratricopeptide repeat protein, with product MAESDLIFNSSDATFGDDVILRSDDTAVLIDFWAPWCGPCRSLAPILEELASHYQGKLLIAKVNTDENPALAQHFAIRGIPALKLIKGRELVYETTGVQPAPELIQAIDPFIDAAEDKLEEDLEPQAGASEDPHERITELQQALLNEPDNAAMNLELTTTYLITNQVDKAHDLFEKLPVNITETENGQKVKVLVDFYRAKQLAPDYEQLNKLLVKDPSNHTTRYQLGVHKLLEGYHEAALQDFMYILHSAPDFENGLGRKALIAAFAVVEDDALVKSYRRKMANMLN from the coding sequence ATGGCGGAGTCAGACTTAATCTTTAACAGCAGCGATGCCACGTTTGGTGACGATGTAATATTACGCTCGGATGATACCGCGGTTTTAATCGACTTCTGGGCGCCCTGGTGTGGTCCCTGTCGTTCCCTGGCGCCTATTCTGGAAGAGCTCGCAAGCCATTACCAAGGCAAATTACTCATTGCCAAAGTCAATACCGATGAGAACCCCGCGCTCGCACAGCATTTTGCCATTCGCGGAATCCCGGCTCTGAAACTCATCAAGGGTCGTGAATTGGTGTACGAAACAACTGGCGTACAACCCGCGCCTGAACTCATTCAGGCCATTGATCCGTTTATTGATGCGGCGGAGGACAAGCTGGAAGAAGATCTTGAGCCACAAGCCGGGGCCTCAGAAGATCCGCACGAGAGAATTACTGAACTACAACAAGCCTTGCTCAATGAGCCGGATAACGCCGCCATGAATCTGGAATTGACCACCACCTACCTAATCACAAACCAGGTTGACAAAGCGCATGACCTGTTCGAAAAACTGCCGGTCAATATCACCGAAACCGAGAATGGGCAAAAAGTAAAAGTACTGGTGGATTTTTATCGCGCCAAACAACTGGCACCCGATTACGAGCAACTGAATAAGCTGTTAGTGAAAGACCCGAGTAACCACACCACCCGCTACCAGCTGGGTGTGCACAAATTGCTGGAAGGCTACCACGAAGCCGCTTTACAGGATTTTATGTACATATTGCATAGCGCACCCGACTTTGAGAATGGCCTCGGACGCAAGGCGCTGATTGCGGCCTTTGCCGTGGTTGAGGACGACGCTTTGGTCAAATCCTATCGCCGCAAAATGGCAAACATGTTGAATTAA
- a CDS encoding alpha/beta fold hydrolase, which produces MANQSIIIQGAVGDLELVVDRPEEQARLVVVVCHPHPLFQGTMHNKVAYMLAQSLKPEGAIGVRFNFRGVGDSEGEHADGIGEVDDVLAVLGWVQAKWPELPVVLAGFSFGAYVALLTAQNTATLQTFNIQKLVTVAPPVGRWDFSAISAPQIPWLVIQGDEDELVEVDKVRIFITAQTPSPTLEVINSADHFFHGKLNQLRELIQAWFKN; this is translated from the coding sequence ATGGCAAATCAATCAATAATTATCCAAGGCGCCGTCGGTGATTTGGAGCTTGTAGTTGATCGCCCCGAGGAACAAGCCCGGCTGGTCGTAGTGGTGTGTCATCCGCACCCGCTTTTTCAAGGCACGATGCACAACAAAGTCGCTTACATGCTGGCGCAAAGCCTGAAGCCTGAAGGGGCGATAGGTGTACGCTTTAATTTTCGAGGTGTAGGAGACAGCGAGGGAGAGCATGCAGATGGCATAGGCGAAGTAGACGATGTTTTAGCGGTGCTGGGCTGGGTGCAAGCCAAATGGCCGGAATTGCCTGTAGTTTTGGCCGGGTTCTCGTTCGGCGCTTATGTGGCGCTATTGACCGCACAAAACACGGCAACGCTGCAGACTTTTAATATACAGAAACTGGTCACTGTGGCGCCACCGGTCGGGCGTTGGGACTTTTCCGCTATCAGCGCTCCACAAATTCCCTGGTTAGTGATCCAGGGTGACGAAGATGAGCTGGTTGAAGTAGACAAGGTGCGTATTTTCATCACTGCACAAACACCAAGCCCGACCCTGGAAGTGATTAATTCTGCAGATCATTTTTTTCATGGCAAACTCAATCAATTACGCGAGCTGATCCAGGCTTGGTTTAAGAATTAA
- a CDS encoding YggS family pyridoxal phosphate-dependent enzyme — MTDIPNNLYQIRDEIQRYAKACGQDTEQIRLIAVSKTHNVESILAAASAGQRDFAENYVQEGLEKIQKIRALDGQIADQLCWHYIGQIQGNKCQAIATHFDWVHSLCSIKHAQRLNRLRPEACQPLQICVQVQLENKPGRGGITLADVPEFLSEICDLPQINVRGLMCVLPEGMRGDAAYAGFSRVRDVLLEQGKAHPSLDTLSMGMSGDFREAIRAGSNMLRLGSAIFGARG; from the coding sequence ATGACTGATATTCCAAACAATCTGTACCAAATCCGTGACGAAATTCAGCGTTATGCCAAGGCTTGTGGTCAGGATACAGAACAAATTCGACTCATTGCTGTGAGCAAAACCCATAATGTTGAATCCATCCTGGCAGCCGCATCCGCCGGGCAGCGGGATTTTGCTGAAAACTATGTGCAAGAAGGTCTGGAAAAGATCCAAAAAATACGCGCCCTTGATGGGCAGATCGCAGATCAACTTTGTTGGCATTACATTGGACAGATCCAGGGCAATAAATGTCAGGCCATTGCGACACATTTTGACTGGGTGCATTCACTCTGCTCCATAAAACACGCGCAAAGATTAAACCGCTTAAGGCCGGAAGCTTGCCAGCCTTTGCAAATCTGCGTGCAGGTGCAACTCGAAAACAAGCCCGGTCGCGGCGGCATAACACTGGCAGACGTCCCCGAATTCCTGAGCGAGATTTGCGACTTACCCCAGATCAATGTGCGTGGTCTAATGTGTGTCTTGCCCGAGGGCATGCGCGGGGATGCTGCGTACGCCGGGTTTAGCCGGGTACGAGATGTTTTGTTGGAGCAAGGCAAAGCGCACCCGAGTCTGGACACCCTGTCGATGGGCATGTCGGGAGATTTCCGCGAAGCTATTCGGGCAGGATCCAATATGCTGCGCCTGGGATCTGCAATCTTTGGTGCGCGTGGGTAA
- a CDS encoding alpha/beta fold hydrolase: MFSEQQYKAPVWGRNKHIQSLLATAKFRRPLVEKRAQPLLQSSEEVILECGDGVRLLGYYSPQEHTAAPLVILLHGWEGSADSMYLLSSAQKLFAAGFSVFRLNLRDHGDSHHLNEDLFHSCRLDEVIGAVKYIQQRYPAEQTFMAGYSLGGNFSLRVAANAHLHGISLNKVVAICPPIDPHDTMVQLEQGFTLYNWYFLVKWHRSLKKKAQLFPHKYNGDDLIRIKDLAKLTEVLLAEFGEFESVRHYFDAYALKGEMLSDLQTPAVMLLAKDDPIIRHQGSDLVQASQHLTIVKTEHGGHCGFLKNAKLHSWADDFLLQEFARPAT; the protein is encoded by the coding sequence ATGTTTTCAGAGCAACAATATAAAGCGCCAGTTTGGGGGCGTAATAAGCACATTCAGTCACTGCTGGCCACCGCCAAATTCCGGCGCCCACTGGTGGAGAAGCGGGCGCAACCCTTGTTGCAGTCCAGTGAGGAGGTCATTCTGGAATGCGGTGACGGGGTGCGACTATTGGGTTACTACAGTCCACAGGAACATACAGCAGCGCCTCTGGTGATTTTGTTACATGGCTGGGAAGGCAGTGCCGATTCCATGTATTTGCTGTCATCGGCGCAAAAATTATTTGCTGCAGGCTTTTCGGTTTTTCGTCTTAATTTACGCGACCACGGCGACAGTCATCATCTTAATGAAGACCTTTTTCATTCATGTCGTCTGGATGAGGTTATCGGGGCGGTAAAATATATTCAGCAACGGTACCCGGCCGAACAGACTTTCATGGCAGGTTACTCACTGGGCGGAAATTTTAGTCTTCGGGTTGCCGCCAATGCCCACTTGCACGGGATTAGCCTGAATAAGGTTGTGGCGATCTGTCCGCCGATCGATCCGCACGACACCATGGTCCAGCTAGAACAAGGATTCACCTTGTATAACTGGTATTTTTTGGTGAAATGGCATCGCTCCCTGAAAAAAAAGGCACAGCTTTTCCCGCATAAATATAACGGCGATGACCTGATCCGTATTAAAGACCTTGCCAAACTTACCGAAGTATTACTTGCAGAGTTCGGGGAATTTGAAAGTGTTAGGCATTATTTCGATGCCTATGCCTTAAAAGGCGAAATGCTTTCAGACTTGCAAACGCCTGCGGTGATGCTTTTGGCTAAAGACGATCCGATCATCAGACATCAAGGCAGTGACCTGGTGCAGGCTTCACAACATTTGACTATCGTAAAAACAGAACATGGCGGGCATTGCGGGTTTTTAAAGAATGCCAAATTACATTCCTGGGCTGATGACTTCTTGTTACAGGAATTTGCACGCCCGGCGACTTGA
- a CDS encoding BON domain-containing protein — translation MYFDLNNQEDKSAVVSTILIGSISLLAMIFLSFKSVIPGIEKDLLQGVSQQLLEHKIRNVLVSVEGRDIYLEGVVNPESADNAISLARRVKGVRRVYSNLRVIE, via the coding sequence ATGTATTTTGACCTCAATAATCAAGAAGATAAAAGCGCCGTAGTGTCGACCATCCTGATCGGTTCGATCAGCCTGCTGGCCATGATCTTTCTTAGTTTCAAATCCGTGATCCCGGGAATCGAAAAAGACTTGTTGCAAGGCGTGTCACAACAATTACTTGAACACAAGATTCGCAATGTTTTAGTCTCGGTTGAAGGCCGCGACATTTATCTGGAGGGCGTGGTCAATCCCGAGAGCGCCGACAACGCCATTAGTCTGGCGCGAAGAGTTAAAGGGGTCAGGCGGGTTTACAGTAATTTAAGGGTAATTGAATAA
- a CDS encoding SRPBCC family protein — MKVLGKILKYILILIVVLAIAAYALPRQRHVDRSINIDASAENILPYLTNLKTFNEWSPWAPIDPEGTTYAYSGPESGVGASVKWASDNPEVGSGKQTITSVSQSKVTSDLDFGPQGTAQAYFMLAPAAQGTNVTWGFDTDMGGNPIGRWMGLFMDKWVGGSYEQGLNNLKTLVEKNMQTNTAQKIQTDIQAPAAAKKPKELS, encoded by the coding sequence GTGAAAGTACTAGGTAAAATTCTCAAATACATATTGATCCTGATCGTGGTCCTCGCGATCGCAGCATACGCACTGCCCCGCCAGCGCCATGTTGACCGCAGCATAAATATTGATGCTTCTGCAGAAAACATTTTGCCGTATCTGACCAATTTAAAAACCTTTAATGAGTGGTCGCCCTGGGCCCCAATCGATCCGGAAGGCACTACTTACGCATACAGCGGACCAGAATCCGGCGTGGGTGCCAGTGTGAAATGGGCCAGTGACAATCCGGAAGTGGGCAGTGGAAAACAAACCATTACCTCTGTCAGTCAAAGCAAAGTCACATCGGATCTTGACTTTGGACCACAGGGTACCGCGCAAGCCTATTTCATGTTGGCCCCGGCAGCACAAGGCACAAACGTGACCTGGGGATTTGATACCGACATGGGTGGTAACCCGATTGGTCGCTGGATGGGCTTATTCATGGATAAGTGGGTAGGCGGAAGTTACGAACAAGGTTTGAATAATCTAAAAACACTGGTTGAAAAAAACATGCAAACAAACACGGCACAAAAGATCCAAACAGACATCCAAGCACCGGCCGCCGCCAAAAAACCCAAAGAATTAAGCAT
- a CDS encoding pyrroline-5-carboxylate reductase: MTYPKITFIGGGNMATAMLSGLLNNSYPRENFVVIEPDAKRREDLTQRFAITCLAHADSSSIAADFVILAVKPQIIRGVCEDLAKHSSNAQSVFISIAAGTTTQHLMEWLKLLNNTDPVVVRAMPNTPALIGESATGLYSAKQLSNDKQAAIEAIFASIGQAIWLDQEELIDSVTALSGSGPAYFFGFMEALCNAGIQQGLTPDQAQKLVLQTALGAALMAKQYVTGENVNALQELRERVTSKGGTTAAGMASLQTHKFSEIVAQAVQAAKQRATELAKARD; encoded by the coding sequence ATGACATATCCTAAAATCACATTCATTGGCGGTGGCAATATGGCCACGGCTATGCTGAGTGGCTTATTAAACAATAGCTACCCGCGTGAAAATTTTGTGGTAATCGAACCCGATGCCAAACGTCGCGAAGATTTGACGCAACGCTTTGCGATCACTTGTCTCGCGCATGCTGATAGCAGCTCAATTGCGGCTGATTTTGTGATCCTTGCGGTTAAACCGCAGATAATTCGCGGAGTATGTGAAGACCTCGCAAAACATAGCAGCAATGCTCAAAGTGTTTTCATTTCCATCGCCGCCGGCACAACCACACAACACCTGATGGAGTGGTTAAAACTCCTAAATAACACGGATCCGGTAGTGGTGCGCGCCATGCCAAATACGCCAGCCTTGATCGGAGAATCGGCGACTGGCCTGTATTCAGCCAAACAATTAAGTAATGACAAACAGGCGGCAATAGAGGCTATTTTTGCCTCGATTGGACAAGCGATTTGGTTAGACCAAGAAGAGTTGATCGACTCGGTCACGGCCTTGTCGGGCAGTGGACCAGCGTATTTTTTTGGTTTTATGGAAGCATTATGCAATGCCGGCATTCAACAGGGGCTCACGCCAGATCAAGCGCAAAAGCTGGTTTTGCAGACCGCGCTCGGGGCTGCCCTTATGGCAAAACAATATGTCACAGGCGAAAATGTAAATGCATTACAAGAATTACGTGAACGCGTGACTTCCAAAGGCGGCACTACCGCTGCCGGCATGGCCAGCTTGCAAACACATAAGTTCAGTGAAATTGTAGCGCAAGCCGTGCAAGCAGCAAAACAGCGTGCTACAGAGCTCGCAAAAGCCAGAGACTAA
- a CDS encoding amidohydrolase family protein, with protein MLGRFKIYKSILILLTSGLFLGMTLEAATLIHAGRMLDMKSNKIQKNVSIVVAGNRIESIEEGFIEPEQGDVVIDLKEHTVLPGLMDMHTHISMQFGPNRYLDRFTKEPADIALQSVVYAKRTLDAGFTTVRNLGDAHNVTVSLRNAINQGLIDGPRIYTAGKSIATTGGHADPTNGIVSHLRPAATPENGVIDGPYEAAKAVRQRYKDGADLIKITATGGVLSVAKSGQNPQFSDEELESLIATAKDYDFKVTAHAHGAEGMKRALNAGVSSIEHGTYMDDDVMNLLKKYDAYYVPTIIAGKWVAEKAKIDGFFPAVVRPKAAAIGPIIQETFGRAHKAGVNIAFGTDSGVSEHGRNAEEFVYMIEAGMTPIQALQSATVNAAKLLGVSETLGTLEANKFADIIAVKGNPLDDITKLQRLEFIMKDGEIHKHVSQN; from the coding sequence ATGTTGGGCCGTTTCAAAATTTATAAAAGTATTTTAATTCTACTCACCTCAGGATTATTCCTGGGCATGACCCTTGAGGCGGCTACGCTTATTCACGCCGGGCGCATGCTTGACATGAAATCCAATAAAATACAAAAAAATGTCAGTATTGTGGTCGCTGGTAATCGTATTGAATCCATCGAAGAGGGGTTTATCGAGCCTGAACAAGGTGACGTTGTAATTGATCTTAAAGAACATACCGTTCTACCCGGGCTAATGGACATGCATACGCACATTAGTATGCAATTTGGCCCTAATCGATACCTTGATCGTTTCACCAAAGAGCCTGCCGACATCGCGCTGCAGTCGGTGGTCTATGCCAAGCGCACCCTCGACGCCGGATTCACTACAGTGAGAAATTTGGGTGACGCTCATAATGTTACGGTTTCATTACGCAATGCGATCAACCAGGGTTTGATCGACGGCCCGAGAATTTATACCGCTGGAAAATCCATTGCAACCACGGGCGGCCATGCTGATCCGACCAATGGCATTGTCAGTCATTTGCGTCCTGCTGCCACGCCGGAAAATGGCGTGATCGACGGGCCCTATGAAGCCGCCAAGGCCGTTCGCCAACGCTATAAAGACGGTGCCGACCTGATCAAGATCACAGCCACTGGCGGGGTCTTGAGTGTGGCAAAAAGTGGCCAGAATCCGCAATTTTCGGATGAAGAACTGGAATCGCTCATCGCAACGGCAAAAGATTATGACTTTAAAGTTACCGCGCATGCACATGGCGCCGAAGGCATGAAACGTGCATTGAACGCCGGAGTGAGTTCAATCGAGCATGGCACTTACATGGACGACGATGTGATGAATTTACTCAAAAAATACGACGCGTATTATGTACCAACGATTATCGCCGGTAAGTGGGTGGCGGAAAAGGCCAAAATTGACGGCTTTTTCCCGGCGGTTGTACGTCCCAAGGCAGCGGCGATAGGGCCGATCATTCAGGAAACGTTCGGACGTGCGCACAAAGCCGGCGTCAATATTGCTTTTGGCACCGACAGCGGAGTCTCGGAGCATGGACGCAACGCAGAAGAGTTTGTGTATATGATCGAGGCGGGCATGACGCCAATTCAGGCATTACAGTCTGCTACGGTGAATGCTGCGAAGTTACTTGGGGTTTCGGAAACACTGGGCACATTGGAGGCGAACAAGTTTGCCGATATTATTGCCGTCAAAGGTAATCCCCTCGACGATATCACCAAGTTACAACGCCTGGAATTCATCATGAAAGATGGAGAAATTCATAAACATGTTTCACAGAATTAA
- a CDS encoding DNA-binding protein — translation MATKKKTSKSAAAKPPTKTEILRTISDDTGLTRRDVDAVFESLRGLIKKNLGRRGPGVFTLPGIVKIKVVTKPATKARKGINPFTGEEIMIKAKPARKAVKVLALKALKDMI, via the coding sequence ATGGCTACAAAGAAAAAAACTTCTAAATCAGCTGCGGCTAAACCGCCAACAAAAACGGAAATTTTGCGCACCATTTCGGACGACACAGGTTTGACCCGCCGCGATGTAGATGCAGTTTTCGAGTCGCTGCGAGGCTTAATTAAAAAGAACCTTGGGCGTCGTGGTCCAGGTGTATTCACACTACCAGGCATTGTTAAAATTAAAGTTGTGACCAAGCCTGCTACTAAAGCCAGAAAAGGCATTAACCCTTTCACAGGCGAAGAGATCATGATCAAAGCCAAGCCTGCACGTAAAGCAGTTAAAGTTTTGGCACTTAAAGCTCTGAAAGACATGATCTGA
- a CDS encoding sodium:proton antiporter has product MDAEHISMIMVAIITFGVGAQWLAWKTRLPAIVLLASAGLIVGVSVLGWVNPSETFGSLLRPIVSLCVAIILFEGGLNLHIHELREAASGVKRLVYIGAPVAFVTCSLSGHFIGGLSWPVSLVFGAILVVTGPTVIMPLLRQAGLNRRTASYLKWEGIVNDPIGALMAVLVFQFFVYVGEGSGWIAIMSGLSLALASGIFLGGLGGWLTGKAFLRGYVPEFLKSPVMLTLVLVVFELSNALQHEAGLLAVTIMGMVIGNMHIPGLQDMRRFKEYITVMLVSAVFILLTADIDLRIARVIGWRGVALIAAVLFICRPLTIWLATIKSGMPRNDRILLAWIAPRGIVAAATAGVMGPRLYEAGYPGADALLPLIFFVIFVTVVLHGMSIGWLSRRLGLAAPDKQSLLIVGGSPWAIAFANKLKSLNVGVLVADNSWHNLRAARLAGVPVFYGEILSDFAEATVEISHIDAVFAATSNDAYNALVCNALAPEIGRKAVYQLPMGVGSDEGDRGVARSIRGKPAFQADAVFERLWKLHIRGWQFYSTKLSENYTYSDFLGDASADAMLLVVIKANDDLVLESENEKLEPVAGDTLLYYAPDKTSEKTTDKLSDTGRLDLKNMDFTSGI; this is encoded by the coding sequence TTGGATGCCGAACACATTTCCATGATCATGGTTGCCATCATCACTTTTGGTGTTGGCGCCCAGTGGTTAGCTTGGAAAACCAGATTACCAGCAATCGTTTTATTAGCGTCGGCCGGCTTGATCGTGGGCGTTTCTGTACTTGGCTGGGTTAACCCGAGTGAAACCTTTGGCAGTCTACTGAGACCGATCGTCAGCTTGTGTGTTGCCATCATTTTATTTGAAGGCGGTCTGAATTTACATATCCATGAATTACGTGAAGCGGCTTCAGGGGTAAAACGTCTGGTTTACATTGGTGCACCGGTCGCATTTGTCACCTGTTCCCTGTCCGGACATTTCATCGGTGGACTGAGTTGGCCTGTAAGTTTGGTGTTTGGAGCCATTTTAGTGGTAACTGGCCCGACTGTGATCATGCCCTTGCTCAGACAAGCCGGCTTAAATCGACGTACGGCCTCGTATTTAAAATGGGAAGGGATCGTTAATGATCCGATCGGAGCCTTGATGGCTGTACTGGTTTTCCAGTTTTTTGTTTATGTAGGCGAGGGCAGTGGCTGGATTGCGATCATGTCTGGTTTGAGCTTGGCTCTAGCCTCGGGTATTTTTCTTGGCGGTCTCGGTGGATGGTTAACGGGTAAGGCTTTTTTACGCGGTTACGTCCCCGAATTCCTGAAATCACCGGTCATGTTAACTCTGGTACTTGTGGTGTTCGAGTTATCTAATGCCCTGCAACACGAGGCAGGACTGCTTGCTGTGACCATTATGGGCATGGTGATCGGTAACATGCACATACCAGGGTTGCAGGATATGCGTCGTTTTAAAGAATACATCACGGTGATGCTGGTCTCGGCGGTGTTTATTTTATTAACCGCCGATATCGACCTGAGAATTGCCCGGGTAATTGGGTGGCGAGGCGTTGCACTGATTGCCGCTGTGCTATTTATCTGTCGCCCGTTAACAATCTGGTTAGCCACCATTAAATCGGGCATGCCGCGCAATGACCGGATCTTGCTAGCCTGGATCGCGCCGCGCGGGATTGTGGCTGCAGCTACGGCGGGTGTGATGGGACCACGTCTGTATGAGGCCGGTTACCCGGGTGCCGATGCCTTGTTGCCATTGATCTTTTTTGTAATTTTTGTCACGGTTGTGCTGCATGGAATGAGTATTGGCTGGTTGTCCAGACGCCTTGGATTGGCGGCACCGGACAAACAATCCCTGTTAATCGTAGGTGGATCACCCTGGGCCATAGCATTCGCCAATAAGCTCAAGTCCCTGAATGTAGGTGTGTTGGTTGCGGATAATTCCTGGCACAATTTACGCGCTGCCCGCTTGGCGGGCGTCCCGGTATTTTATGGTGAGATCTTATCGGATTTTGCCGAAGCTACGGTTGAGATCTCGCATATTGATGCGGTCTTTGCGGCAACCAGTAATGATGCTTACAACGCATTGGTGTGCAATGCGCTGGCTCCCGAGATCGGACGCAAGGCTGTGTATCAATTGCCCATGGGTGTGGGTAGTGATGAAGGTGATCGTGGGGTGGCGCGATCTATTCGCGGAAAACCCGCCTTCCAGGCCGATGCTGTGTTTGAGCGTTTATGGAAATTGCATATTCGCGGTTGGCAATTTTACAGCACCAAGTTAAGTGAAAACTATACCTACAGCGATTTTCTTGGCGATGCCAGTGCTGATGCGATGTTGTTGGTGGTCATCAAAGCCAATGACGATCTGGTTCTTGAATCGGAGAATGAAAAACTCGAGCCCGTTGCCGGTGACACCTTGCTGTATTATGCGCCGGATAAAACCAGTGAGAAAACCACGGATAAATTATCTGATACCGGTCGTCTGGATTTAAAAAACATGGACTTCACCTCAGGCATATGA
- a CDS encoding YbhB/YbcL family Raf kinase inhibitor-like protein, with protein sequence MQLTVIEFTHGDPIPSGNAFAQVDAVQHIALSDNRNPGVSWSNIPEGTRSLVLICVDRDVPTKADDVNQEGREVPSDLPRCDFYHWVMVDIPPDVESIMSGTCSKGVTPHGKQNPSGPKGSRQGLNDYTQWFNGDESMQGEYFGYDGPCPPWNDSLVHHYDFCLYATDLDTLPVNDAFTGPEVIHALEGHILAEAKVTGTYTLNPDLLS encoded by the coding sequence ATGCAATTAACCGTTATTGAATTTACCCACGGTGATCCAATTCCATCGGGCAATGCATTTGCTCAAGTTGATGCGGTCCAGCACATTGCGTTGAGCGATAACAGAAACCCCGGGGTCAGCTGGTCAAATATTCCGGAAGGTACGCGTTCCCTGGTCTTGATTTGTGTCGACCGGGATGTCCCTACTAAAGCAGACGATGTTAACCAGGAAGGTCGCGAGGTTCCTTCCGATCTACCGCGCTGTGATTTTTATCACTGGGTTATGGTGGACATTCCACCTGATGTGGAATCAATCATGTCTGGAACTTGTTCCAAAGGCGTTACGCCACACGGCAAACAAAATCCTTCCGGCCCCAAAGGATCCCGACAAGGCTTAAATGATTACACCCAGTGGTTTAACGGGGATGAGTCCATGCAAGGTGAATATTTTGGTTATGACGGCCCTTGTCCGCCCTGGAATGATAGCCTGGTGCATCATTACGATTTTTGCTTGTATGCCACAGACCTTGACACTCTTCCAGTGAATGACGCATTCACCGGACCCGAAGTAATCCATGCTCTTGAGGGTCATATTCTGGCCGAAGCAAAAGTTACCGGAACTTATACTTTAAATCCTGATCTCTTGTCCTGA
- a CDS encoding YggT family protein yields MAALTFLLEIFLNLFLSIYLLRFILQMVRANFRNPIAQAITRLTNPVVMPLRKVMPPIGKIDSASLVSCLLVAIICQFILHSLRMRGLDWLSENFSILLIGSALLLVFSLIQLYIVLIIFQIILSWIQPTQHSPLTAFLHELTAPLLTPARRLIKPIGGLDLSPALVILILAAIQVQLASWFG; encoded by the coding sequence ATGGCCGCATTAACTTTTTTACTGGAAATATTCCTGAATCTGTTTTTAAGCATTTACTTGTTGCGTTTTATTTTGCAAATGGTGCGCGCAAATTTCAGGAACCCGATCGCGCAGGCAATCACACGATTAACCAATCCGGTGGTCATGCCATTACGCAAAGTAATGCCCCCGATAGGTAAAATCGATAGTGCATCACTGGTCAGTTGTTTGTTGGTAGCAATTATATGTCAGTTTATTCTGCACTCGCTGCGCATGCGCGGACTGGACTGGTTAAGCGAGAATTTTTCAATTTTACTGATTGGCAGTGCCTTGTTGCTAGTTTTCAGTTTAATTCAATTATATATTGTATTGATAATTTTCCAGATAATTTTGAGCTGGATTCAACCAACACAACACTCGCCGCTTACGGCATTCTTACATGAACTCACGGCCCCGCTGTTAACCCCGGCGCGCCGTCTTATCAAGCCGATTGGCGGATTAGACCTGTCCCCCGCATTAGTCATATTAATTCTTGCGGCAATTCAAGTACAACTGGCAAGCTGGTTTGGATAA
- a CDS encoding DUF4426 domain-containing protein: MHIFDSRKLIFTSLGACLLFLMACGGPAPSTETISGAPPAREVSQNKSFDNGNYVINFNIINTELLDPEISRKYDVTRSKNRALVNISVQKKNQDGSKTPVTAVLNANVSNLTGQLKKPDWRKIEEAGGAAIYYIGLIRIANGETLVIDMNVLPDGENDPIPVRFQQRMFTD, encoded by the coding sequence ATGCATATTTTCGACTCACGTAAATTAATCTTCACTTCTCTTGGTGCGTGTTTATTATTTTTAATGGCATGTGGCGGACCCGCACCGTCTACTGAAACCATCTCTGGTGCACCTCCGGCACGTGAAGTCAGTCAAAACAAGTCTTTTGATAATGGAAATTACGTAATTAATTTTAATATTATTAATACCGAACTCCTAGATCCCGAGATTAGCCGAAAATACGACGTGACCCGGAGTAAAAACCGTGCCCTGGTAAACATATCCGTGCAGAAAAAAAATCAGGATGGCTCTAAGACTCCGGTAACGGCGGTTTTAAATGCGAATGTTTCAAATTTGACCGGACAATTGAAAAAACCCGACTGGCGCAAGATCGAAGAAGCCGGCGGAGCGGCCATTTATTACATCGGATTGATTCGAATTGCCAATGGAGAAACCCTGGTGATAGATATGAATGTGTTACCTGATGGCGAGAATGACCCGATTCCAGTTCGATTCCAGCAACGTATGTTCACCGACTGA